tgaaatagtattattaatattattaatatttcaAATCCAGACAAATGACTGGAGTGCATAAGGGAAGCGGCAAGCCTGCCTTGTCCCTGTCTACATTTCATTGGTTAAGTGCTAAACAACATAACAAAATCAAGTTATATATAATTTGTGCAGCATGATTGCATATTGTTGACAACAAGGGTTGTCTGCACAAGCACAACTCCAGCACTAACTGGATTATTTCCAACTGGCTATCTCTTTGTCTAATCGTACTTTTCATTAATGTAATGTATGCGGATTGACTGCTAATAATGAAGTAGCCCACACTGCAGGATTTTATCATGAATTAAGTCACATTAACTTAATCTGATGGATGAGACTAGGCACCGCCATCACTCATCTGGATGAGACCTATCAAAGAGGAGGTGGTGCCCATCAGTCCCACCAGCCAATTAGGAAAGcttccagcccaaaggaatccaGGAGGCATCCAATGAATGGCGTTGCTTAGATCAGCCATGCTGCTCAGGACACAGAGGACCTCCGCTCTCATCTTCCTCCGAAGCTGAGATGGGCTGGGCACACTGCCCTCACTGGGAAGAGAGAAGCACAAATGTCATTGGTCTACACACCCTGTAGCTCAACAAACATCTCAACTAACAAACTGCAGTTCGCATGGGGTTTTTATGAGACCTGCTTTGAAGGCTTTTGTTTTGGTGTGGTTATGACCAATTCCTCACCTGCGATCGACTTCTCTGGCCCTCTCGCACTTTCTGAGCTTTTTCTTCAGGAGCGTAATGACTCTTACAGACCTGGGAAAAAAAAACGAGTCTGGTTTTAGCATGCTGGGTGGTGTGAACACTGTTCAGTCCGCTCAactaggggggtcagatggctgagcggttagggagtcgggctagtaatcagaaggttgccggttcgattctcggccgtgcaaaatgacgttgtgtccttgggcaaggggcttcaccctacttgcctctggggggaatgtccctgtacttactgtaaatcgctctggataagagcgtccgctaaatgactGTAACTACAGTTCCAAGCGACTTGACATATTTGGATTCACCTGACTAGCGTTGAGCTGCAATGTGAATGTCTACGGTGAACAACTGTCTCACCTGAGTATTCCCAGAAGCAGAGACGTGCCCCATAGCACTGTGCTGAACAGCCACCACTTATCAGACTTGACCTTAATGAGCTCTGTGTCGGCAGCCCATGCGATGTGTTCGCAGGGGTAGTAGAGCTGGTCAGCAAGATTGTTCAGCACAGACATCCAGCGCAgaccagggtcttcttcctagTGAAATGTGAAGAAGTGTGAACACTCAAGTACTacaatgttttgttgttgttttttacttaGGTGGAGGAAAACTCTTAACCTTACAGAAACAATTTGAATGCAATTCAAATACTGTAAATGACATGTAAAAGCATGGCACTGGAAGACGTGCAGACTTAACTTTTGTTGTACCTACCCTAGCTCCTAAACCATAGCGATGGGAGTAAGCCAGCATGGAGAGGTCATCGAAGAGTCGGAGAACAGTTCTGCACTGACTTAACTGGGCTGAGAACAGTAGCAGACTCTTTCCAAGTTGCGCGGATCCCTCTGTCTTCTGAGTTAGGACTCCACCGACCAACTGAGACCCATAGCA
The sequence above is drawn from the Osmerus eperlanus chromosome 24, fOsmEpe2.1, whole genome shotgun sequence genome and encodes:
- the pex11g gene encoding peroxisomal membrane protein 11C, which codes for MQESLESLVNVLESYRGRDKVIRTICYGSQLVGGVLTQKTEGSAQLGKSLLLFSAQLSQCRTVLRLFDDLSMLAYSHRYGLGAREEDPGLRWMSVLNNLADQLYYPCEHIAWAADTELIKVKSDKWWLFSTVLWGTSLLLGILRSVRVITLLKKKLRKCERAREVDRSEGSVPSPSQLRRKMRAEVLCVLSSMADLSNAIHWMPPGFLWAGSFPNWLVGLMGTTSSLIGLIQMSDGGA